tactCTGAGTGTCATGTGGATGACAACAGTAGCTTATAACATGAGTCTTGTGTTTATAGGAGGAAAGAATGGAAATGATCTGTGAAAGATCAAAAGAGAGTGTGTATTCCTGGAACAAAACTGCAGAGAAAAGTGACTTTGAAGCTGTAGAAGCACTGATGTCAATGAGCTGCAGTTGGAAGTCtgattttaagaaatacattgaAAACAGACCCGTCACTCCAGTGTCTGATACGTCAGAGGAAGAGAATCTGCTTCCTGGTACACCTGATTTTCATACCGCAATCCCAGCATTTGTAAGTATTGTTGTTTCAAAGATGAATGTAAATGATAATGCTTCTTACAGTTTATATCATGGACTCGACCGTTCTTCACGCTGTTGCCTATGTTTCTCTTCTCCGTAGTGTTTGACTCCACCTTACAGTCCCTCTGACTTTGAACCTTCTCAAGTGTCAAATCTGATGGCACCAGCGCCACCTACTGGACACTTCAAATCATTGTCAGATACTGCCAAGCCTCACATTGCTGCTGTACCTTTCAAAGAGGAGAAGAACCCTGTACCTGCCCCCAAACTCCCCAAGGCTCAGGCAACCAGTGTGATTCGTCATACAGCTGATGCCCAGCTGTGTAACCACCGATCTTGCCCCGTGAAAGCAGCCAGCATCCTCAACTATCAGGACAATTCATTTCGGAGAAGAACCCACCTAAACCCTGAGGCTGCAAGAAAAAACATACCTTGTGCCGCTGTGTCACCAAACAGGTCCAAACgtgagagagacacagaggcagATGTCGAAGAGAAACCAAGCCCCGCTGCACTTTATGACTTTTCTGTGCCTTCCTCGGAGACTGTCATCTGCCGACCTCAGCCGGCCCCCGCGTCCCCACAGCAGAAGTCGGTCTTAGTCTCTCCACCCGCAGTGTCCTCAGCAGGAGTACCCCCTATGCCGGTCATCTGCCAGATGGTTCCCCTTCCTGCAAACAACCCCGTCATGACGACCGTCGTCCCCAGCACGCCCCCCAGTCAGCCGCCAGCTGTCTGCCCACCTGTCGTATTCATGGGCACTCAGGTGCCCAAGGGCGCCGTCATGTTCGTTGTACCCCAGCCGGTGGTTCAGAACCCAAAGCCTCCGGTGGTGAGCCCAAATGGCACCAGACTCTCTCCCATTGCCCCTGCTCCTGGGTTTTCCCCTTCCTCAGCGAAAGTCACTCCTCAGATTGACTCATCCAGGATAAGAAGTCACATCTGCAGCCACCCAGGGTGCGGCAAGACCTACTTTAAGAGTTCTCATCTGAAGGCCCACATGAGAACGCATACAGGTACTGGCCGTTTCTTACTTACGTCTGAGAAATTAGGGTGTGCTTTTTGATAGTGATCCCAAATGTAAACCAGGCATGTTAAGAAAGAACTGGCCTTATTGGCCAATTCAGTGGGTGGTATTCACCAGTCCACGGTCTTCTAAAAGATCTCATtaaggtgtttttgttttaatttttcaaatgatgattctttttagtgtatttaagctttaaatataatttaatacataAAGGACCATGACTTAATAAATGCATAGTAGTAAAGATAggacttttttttgtttcaggAGAAAAACCTTTTAGCTGTAGCTGGAAAGGTTGTGAAAGGAGGTTTGCCCGTTCAGATGAACTGTCCAGACACCGACGAACCCACACAGGTGAGAAGAAGTTCGCCTGTCCCATGTGTGACCGGCGGTTCATGAGGAGCGACCATTTGACCAAACACGCCCGTCGCCACCTGTCAGCCAAGAAGCTACCAAACTGGCAGATGGAAGTGAGCAAGTTAAATGACATTACCCTACCTCCAACCCCAGCTCCCACGCAGTAATAGACGGATGGTGAAGAATCAGACTAACTTTAACTTTGGTCACAGCCAGAAGCCAGTGGTGATAGAAaaatgcttccactgcaggtctGTGGCCCTCCAGTGTGGGCTGCAAGCAGAAGCCCCACGGCCTGGGGAGAAGGCCCAGCCTGGGTTAGATGGTAAGAAGTGCTGCGGCCACAGGCAGGTCACCGAGTGGCAGGACTAGTTTCTTACCAcataagagagagaagaaagcttttattcaatattttttgaaGGTTTCAGGTGAGGTCACCCCAACCACCGGTAGCACAGATTTTGAATTTGTGTGCACAACTTCTTGTTTTACTTTCACCATTTATACTTGAGACCAACTTTTCAATGTGATTCTTCAAAAGCACTGGTTTCAAGAGTATAGAGACTGGAAAACATTACGGTACAGAGATGGAGATGTAAAATTGGTTTTGTATTATCACGAATATTATTATCTTTTCCTAGAGTTACCTTGTTTACTATTCTTAGTCTTTCCATTCAACTCGTGGATGTAGTTGTTAAATATATCTAGAACTAGCATTTTTACACTAGTTGCTGATGTTTGGAATTGAGCAACTGTATATTGCTGAAgaggtcccaaagaattggaatCCTCATTAATTTAATTGCTTTGAAATGTAGCTTCAATTTTTTCTTgcgtttttgttttaaaagttcaaCAAATGACTAttactaggtattttattatgCTTTGAATCTTAGTTGGTTGCAGTTTCTTGTATAGATGTGAAAATTGTATACCAATGTGTTTTCCATAGACTCTAAAATACACTGCactttgtttagaaaaaaaattgaagatgaaaACATATTGTAAAGAAGGGATATTAAGGATTTTAGATAACTCCTTGAAAAAGATGGCTTAGGTCATCAGTAAAGTACCCTTATGTTATGAGGATATAACATGTGCTTTATTGAATTAGAAAGTTAGTGACCATTATTCACAAATGGATAAATGTCCTGTTAATTTATAgaagttttttttggggggggaggggagaatgtGGAACAAGATAGGTAGAAAAATAGAACATTCACTTTTGTTAACAGTATTTCTGTTATATTCTGTTGTGTAGTGGATGATATACCCAGTGGTAAAACAAAAGTCAATTGTTGAAAATATGTAGTGAAAAATGTCACTATGTCTttccatttaacatttttctctataTTGGGTACAGATTTCTGCCATCAAAACTTTGGACccttggaaaacaaaaatgaacttttaattaaaagaaatccTTGTGATTTACAATTTGCACAATATTTCTTTTGTTGTACTTTATATCTTGTTTACAATAAAGAATTTCCTTTGGTATATATAATTGGTTGGTtgtatttattgaaaactatTTTCACTTTAACCTTGATGTTGATCACTGTGGTGCTAAGATTTACGATTAATTTCTCTTAAGAACCTCATTCAAAATTGAGGTTTTTGAATGCAGGAGTTTCTCTTTCACATGAGTAATCAGATTGGTGAGTATGCAGAGCaaggacagggaagtccctggtggtcGAAAGGTTAGGATAGGACTTGGCACACTTGCCAAGGGCCtcggttggggagctaagatcctgcaagccacctgaggtggccaaaataataatgataaaatctaattagaaaaaaaaagatatctacCTATATATTTGTTGATAATATGTGAGCCTACTTTTTCTAAGAAAGcaatccattttaatttttaaaaatttttgtatattttggtgaTTTGGGGTTGAAATACAGCCCCAGCTTTCCCTAAAACCTTAAGTGGCGCTGAGTGAGAGAACACCACAGTGAGTAATTACAAGTAATGAGACTgctgtaaaatgaaaagaaggcCGACCTATTAAATAGTATATTACTCACCTCTGGAAGTTAGATTAACTCAGACCATTAAATGAGAGCTTAAATGCAATAAGCGTACCAGCACTTAAGCTGCATGAAAGCTAATGAAGAGATGCACTCGCTAGTCACTCACGAGTACAACTAGGAGATGTAAATGCCACTCGGTGTATAGTGTATAGTTTTGGAGATTAGTACTTTAATTTGCTCTGAGATCACCTTGTCATGAGACAACATCTTACACAGTATTCAACTTACTGGCTGACCTGGTCTGGCTTTCTGCTGAGGCCATGGTGAGGGGCAGTGTGCTCACTTGGCACCAATTGTAGGACAGGCATCCTGACCCCTCCAGGCACCTGCTGCTACTTTTCCAGGAAACTTACACCAACTAAGCTCAGTGCAGCTGCTGGAGGGGGCCTTACCGTTGTGTAGTGTCTTGTGTTGGGACCTGCACCATCCTAATCCCTAGAGTTCCTCAGGGTGGCAGGTCTTCAGAAGTGGGAAGAGAGATGGCTGAAGTATTCTCTGCCTGGCCCAAAGCCAGTCCGTGGTAATGACAAAGCCAGTGGAACTGGGCCACCCATTGGTATATTCTGCCCAATCCTAGTTGACACCTGACACTTTTCCTTAGAAATCTTGTAAATCAGATTATTTGAATTAAGTATTTGAGTTCAATGTTGATGCAGACTCTGGTCTTGTGCAAAAGTTGCCCCCAAACAAGTGTCATTTGTAGCTTGTTATGATAATGTGGTATTAAGAGTAGCTttgtgctgtacttagttgctcagttgtctctgactctgaccccatgggcagtagcccgccagaatctcctctgtccatggggattctccaggtaagaatactggagtgggttgccatgccctccaggggatcttcccaactcaggggtcaaacccgggtctcccacattgcaggcagagtctttactaagccatcagggaagaccagtgtagctttcagttcagtttagttcagtcactcagtcgtatccagctctttgcaaccccatgaaccacaaaacaccaggcttcctgtccatcactaatacccggagttcacccaaacccatgtccatcgagttggtgatgccatccagccatctcatcctctgtcctccccttctcctcctgccctcaatctttcccagcatcagggtcttttcaaatgagtcagctcttcacatcaggtggccaaagtattggagtttcagcttcaaaaaaagtcctaccctggagaaggaaatggcaacctccaacaccacagttcaaaaacatcaattctgtggcgctcagctttctttatagtccaactctcacatccatacatgaccagtgggaaaaccatagccttgactagacagacctttgttgacaaagtaatgtctttgctttttaatatgctgtctaggttggtcataactttccttccaaggagtaagcatcttttaatttcatggctgaaatcaccatctgcagtgattttggagcccagaaaaataaagtcagccactgtttccactgtttccccatctatttgccatgaagtgatgggaccagatgccatgatcttagttttctgaatgttgagctttaaaccaactttttcactctcctctttcactttcatcaagaggctctttagttcttcttcactttctgccataagggtgatgtcatctgcatatctgaggttattgatatttctcccagcaaccttgattccagcttgtgcttcatccagcccagcatttctcgtgatgtactctgcatataagttaaaaagcagggtgacaatatacagccttgacatactccttttcctatttggaaccagtctgttccatgtccaattctaattgttgcttcctgatctgcatacaggtttctcaaaaggtaggtcaggtggtccggtattcccatctctttcagaattttccacagtttattgtgatccagtcaaaggctttggcataatcagtaaagcagaaatagatgtttctctggaactttcttgcttttttgatgttccagcagatgttggcaatttgatctctgattcctctgccttttctaaaaccatcttgaacatctggaagttcacggttcacgtattgctgaagcctggcttggagaatttcgagcattactttactagcatgagagatgagggcagttgtgcggtggtttgagcattctttggcattgcctttctttgggattggaatgaaaactgaccttttccagtcctgaggccactgttgagttttccaaatttgctgacatattgagtgtagcactttcacagcatcatcttttaggatttgaaatcattcaactggaattccatcacctctactagttttgttcatagtgatgcttcctaaggcccacttgacttcacattccaggatgtctggctctaggtgagtgatcacaccatcatgattatctgggtcatgaagatcttttttgtatagttcttctgtgtattcttgccacctcttaatatcttctgcttctgttaggtccataccatttctgtcctttattgagcccatctttgtatgaaatattcccttggtatctctgattttcttgaagagatctcaagtctttcccattctgttttcctctatttctttgcattgatcacgaaggaaggctttcttatctctccttgctattctttggaactctgcattcaaacgggtatatctttccttttatcctttgcctttagcttctcttcttttcacagctatttgtaaggcctcctcagacaaccattttgccttttttgcatttctttttcttggggatggtcttgatccctgtgtaGCTTTGGTGTGTCATATTTGGCTGTTTCCTGTCTGATTTATATACTGagttgaaatatttgaaattgcTGGTATTCAGCTCTCTTGAtggttaattctttaaaaaaaaaaaccaaacaaaacaacatGGCTGCACTCATCTTGGTTGCTGCCggtgggttttctctagctgtgagcGGGTGATACTCTATAAATGTGCTCAGGCTTCTCGtcgcagtggctcctcttgttgcagagcacgggctcttgggcgcaggcttcagtagttgtggcccaaggGCTTAAGTGCTCCAAGGCacgtggagtcttcccagaccagggatcgaatccacgtcccttgcattggcaggtggattcttaaccactggaccaccagggaagtccaactgtTAATTCTTTTTACATAATGTAGATTTATAGAGAGAAAGTTATAGAGTTACCATATAGGCTTAATCCAGCTTCCTCTTTTGATTAACATAGCCATGGAACatttatgaaaatgaagaaattaaccTTAGTACAGTGTTACTAACCAAAGTACACTTGGGTTTCACTGTTTTTTCTACTAATGTCTTCTTGCTATTACAGGACCTAATCCAAGGTCTCaaattgcatttagttgtcaggCTCTTCCAATCTATGGTTATGCCTTGGTCTTCTCTCATCTCTCTGGACCAGTTATtatttagtcgccaagtcatgtctgactctttgagagcccatggactgtatgtagctcaccaggctcttctgttcatggcattctccaggcaaggatactggagtgggcttccctttcctcttcaatggatcttcctgacccagggatcaaacccacgtctcctgcactgtatTCTTTACTACTTTAGGTAAATACCACTGTATtctttagccaccagggaagcccctttggaaCAGGGTTGTCAGTTATTTCTGCCTCTCACTTTGGTCTGTCTGATCCTTTGTTTATGATTAGATTGAGGTTATGCGTTAATTGGGAAGATACCACAGAGTGATAATGTTCTCAAAGCCTCATATCAAGGAATACATGATGTCATTGTGTATTACTGGAAACGGTAACCTTCACCACATGGCTAAGGTGGTGATACCTGCTGGAATTTTCCATTGTAAATTGACCATTTCTTGCTTTATAATTATTACATATTTAGAATGAGATACTTTATACCAACAACCTATTTCTGCTTCGAATTTTCCCCACTCATTTTACTATCCTTAAGTGGATCTTGATCGAGGCAGTTATTACTCTGATACACTAATGGTGATTCCTTATTTCCTTTGTTATTTATTGATCAGAATTTTCTATGTGAAAGAGTTGTTACTTCTCCCCAATTTATTATTTAGTCCATTATTTATGTCAGTATGGACTCGtatatttatgtcattttttggattacaatataatattatctgggcttcccaggtggctcagtggtaaaaggtccacctgccaatgcaggaaaaactcaagagactcaggttcgatcctggctcaggaagatcccctggagaagggaatggcaacccgctccagtattcttgcctggaaaatctcatgggcagaggatcctggcaggctacagtcaatggagttgcaaagaattggacatgactgagcacgcacatgcacacactgatAATACTGTCTTTATTATGTGACTCTACTGTTCCAACTTTGGCCCATATTAGCTCTTTCAATATTCAACCATTTTTGATTGACAAAGATGGGAATTTGATATGGTTCAACCTATCATTCATTTCTCATGGGAGTGAGAGTCGTTTGGTGTTAGTAattagactttaaaattttttctctaccTGCATTGCTACTACCTTGTCTAATCACCCTCTCTCACTGGAATGACTGCAGTGGCCCCTAAGTGTTCTTTCTGCCTCTGGTCTTGTCTCCCCACCATCCCATCTCCTCACCACAGAGTCTTTTGAAAATGCAAACCAGACCACATCACTTCCTTGTTTAAAAATGCTTCAAACCCTTCCCAGTGCTCTCAAGATGAAGTCTAGATTTCCTAACACGGTCTAGAACAGTGCTGttggagagaaacagaaagtgaGCCACCTAGAGAATGTGAAATTATGTAGTAG
Above is a genomic segment from Odocoileus virginianus isolate 20LAN1187 ecotype Illinois chromosome 15, Ovbor_1.2, whole genome shotgun sequence containing:
- the KLF10 gene encoding Krueppel-like factor 10, encoding MLNFGGASLQQATEERMEMICERSKESVYSWNKTAEKSDFEAVEALMSMSCSWKSDFKKYIENRPVTPVSDTSEEENLLPGTPDFHTAIPAFCLTPPYSPSDFEPSQVSNLMAPAPPTGHFKSLSDTAKPHIAAVPFKEEKNPVPAPKLPKAQATSVIRHTADAQLCNHRSCPVKAASILNYQDNSFRRRTHLNPEAARKNIPCAAVSPNRSKRERDTEADVEEKPSPAALYDFSVPSSETVICRPQPAPASPQQKSVLVSPPAVSSAGVPPMPVICQMVPLPANNPVMTTVVPSTPPSQPPAVCPPVVFMGTQVPKGAVMFVVPQPVVQNPKPPVVSPNGTRLSPIAPAPGFSPSSAKVTPQIDSSRIRSHICSHPGCGKTYFKSSHLKAHMRTHTGEKPFSCSWKGCERRFARSDELSRHRRTHTGEKKFACPMCDRRFMRSDHLTKHARRHLSAKKLPNWQMEVSKLNDITLPPTPAPTQ